The following are encoded together in the Ictalurus punctatus breed USDA103 chromosome 1, Coco_2.0, whole genome shotgun sequence genome:
- the slc6a19b gene encoding solute carrier family 6 member 19b, producing MKLKIPNPGLDDRILSHDELEKLEIEEAGDRPQWDNKTQYMLTCVGFCVGLGNVWRFPYLCQSHGGGAFMIPFLILLVFEGVPLLHLEFAIGQRLRKGSVGVWRTISPYMTGVGIASMCVSLLVSLYYNTIIAWVMWYFFNSFQDPLPWSQCPINANRTGLVSECERSSPVDYFWYRKTLDTTTSIDDTGGLHWWMALCLISAWAVLYVCCVRGIETTGKAVYVTSTLPYVVLTVFLIRGLTLKGSVEGIKFLFTPDLNELANPATWLDAGAQVFYSFSLAFGGLISFSSYNSVHNNCEQDAVIISLINAFTSIFAATVIYTIIGFRATERFDDCLATNIMTLLNTFDLPEANITESNYNQALNELNTTYPDVIQNLNLQTCNLNTFLSEGVEGTGLAFIVFTEAITKMPLSPLWSVLFFVMLFCLGLSSMFGNIEGVLVPLQDLKVFPKHWPKELISGLTCVLCCCIALIFVQGSGNYWLALFDNFAGSIPLLIIAFCEMVGVVYVYGIDRFNEDLVFMIGHKPNIFWQATWRFISPLIMLFIFLFYLVTTVSKELFYIAWDPESEKFPTLEQKPYPPWIYVIIFILAGIPSLAVPGAAIIRAIRKRCC from the exons ATGAAGCTGAAGATCCCTAACCCGGGCCTGGATGATCGGATCCTGAGCCACGATGAGCTGGAGAAGCTGGAAATCGAGGAGGCAGGGGACAGGCCTCAATGGGACAACAAAACCCAATATATGCTGACATGTGTGGGCTTCTGTGTGGGGCTCGGTAACGTCTGGCGCTTCCCCTACCTGTGTCAGAGCCACGGGGGAG GAGCCTTTATGATTCCTTTCCTGATCCTGCTGGTGTTTGAGGGAGTTCCTCTTCTTCACCTAGAGTTTGCTATTGGGCAGCGCCTGAGGAAAGGCAGTGTGGGGGTCTGGAGGACCATTAGCCCTTACATGACAGGAGTAG GAATTGCATCCATGTGTGTGTCCTTGTTGGTCAGCCTCTACTACAACACTATAATTGCCTGGGTCATGTGGTACTTCTTTAACTCGTTCCAGGACCCACTACCTTGGAGCCAGTGCCCCATCAATGCAAACAGAACAG GTCTGGTGTCAGAATGTGAGAGGAGCTCCCCTGTGGATTATTTCTGGTACAGGAAGACCCTGGACACAACTACATCCATAGACGATACAGGAGGACTGCATTGGTGGATGGCGCTGTGTCTAATTTCAGCCTGGGCCGTACTCTATGTCTGCTGTGTCCGTGGAATTGAGACCACTGGCAAG GCAGTATATGTGACCTCCACATTACCCTATGTGGTTCTCACGGTTTTCCTAATCAGAGGACTGACTCTGAAAGGCTCCGTAGAGGGAATTAAATTTctttttacaccagat cttaATGAATTAGCAAACCCAGCGACCTGGCTGGATGCAGGCGCTCAAGTATTCTATTCCTTCTCTCTGGCATTTGGTGGCCTCATCTCATTCTCCAGCTACAACTCAGTACA TAACAACTGTGAGCAGGATGCTGTGATCATCTCCCTCATCAACGCCTTCACCTCAATCTTTGCTGCCACTGTAATCTACACCATCATTGGTTTCAGAGCCACGGAGAGATTTGACGACTGTTTGGCAAC AAACATTATGACTTTGCTGAACACCTTTGACCTGCCAGAagcaaacatcactgaaagTAACTACAATCAAGCTTTAAATGAGCTTAACACCACATACCCTGATGTCATTCAGAATCTAAATCTTCAGACCTGCAACCTGAACACATTCCTCAGTGAG GGTGTTGAGGGCACAGGCCTGGCCTTTATTGTCTTCACTGAGGCCATCACCAAGATGCCCTTGTCTCCACTGTGGTCCGTCCTTTTCTTTGTCATGCTCTTCTGTCTCGGCCTGTCATCCATGTTTGGAAACATTGAAGGAGTCCTGGTGCctttacaggacttaaaggtcTTCCCCAAACACTGGCCAAAAGAACTTATCTCAG gcTTGACCTGTGTGCTGTGTTGCTGTATTGCATTAATATTCGTCCAAGGGTCAGGGAATTACTGGCTGGCGCTCTTTGACAATTTCGCAGGTTCCATCCCTCTACTCATTATTGCCTTCTGTGAGATGGTTGGAGTGGTGTATGTTTATGGAATAGATAG GTTCAACGAAGACCTGGTCTTCATGATCGGGCATAAGCCCAATATCTTCTGGCAGGCCACATGGAGATTTATCAGCCCCCTCATCATGCTGTTCATCTTCCTCTTCTACCTTGTTACCACCGTCTCCAAGGAGCTCTTTTATATCGCCTGGGACCCAGAATCG GAAAAATTTCCTACTTTGGAGCAGAAGCCCTACCCACCATGGATCTATGTAATAATCTTCATATTGGCTGGGATTCCTAGCCTTGCTGTACCTGGTGCTGCCATTATCAGGGCTATACGGAAGCGCTGTTGTTAA
- the LOC108270030 gene encoding sodium-dependent neutral amino acid transporter B(0)AT3, whose amino-acid sequence MDGAQSTKDIELSHAQEEATKTDERPKWDNKFQYLLTCIGFAVGLGNVWRFPYLCQVYGGGAFLIPYLIALVFEGLPLLHMELAIGQRLRMGSIGVWNSISPYLGGIGMASMTVSFLVGLFYNTILAWVLWYFFHSFQDPLPWQSCPVNTNHTGYVEECEKSTPVNYFWYRETLNITPNISISGDLQWWLVVCVASAWCIVYICFIRGIETIGKAVYVTATFPYLVLTIFLIRALTLPGASIGLRHLFTPKWETLKNPTVWLDAATQIFFSLSLAFGGLIAFSSYNPQKNNCERDALIVGCINSATSIYASIPIFSILGFKALSSYNECVNSNILELTNAFNIPDMNITEKNYEAQLTYLNATHPHEVQKINLKTCNLQTLLDQSASGTGLAFIVFTEAVIKMPGSQVWAVLFFIMLFSLGLSSMFGNLEGLLTPLLDLHLVPKCIPKEIFTGLMCLVSFIVALIFTMGSGNYWLAIFNNYVGSLPLLVIAFFEITSVIYIYGANRFSDDIEWMTGHRPNLYWQATWRVISPLMLLVVFLAYVVDQAQHKPTYEAWNPDYVNFPAPEILTYPGWIYAICILLTTVPCLLIPLWALYQFIKFLRERLADRQAERFYDNEGYAVET is encoded by the exons ATGGATGGAGCTCAGAGCACCAAAGACATCGAGTTGAGCCACGCTCAAGAGGAAGCCACTAAGACTGATGAACGCCCTAAATGGGACAATAAGTTTCAGTACCTGTTGACATGCATCGGATTTGCTGTTGGCTTGGGGAATGTATGGAGGTTCCCTTATTTGTGTCAGGTATATGGAGGAG GTGCATTTCTGATCCCGTACCTCATAGCGCTGGTGTTTGAGGGGCTTCCGCTGCTTCATATGGAGCTAGCTATTGGTCAGAGGCTCCGCATGGGCAGCATAGGAGTCTGGAACTCAATATCACCTTACCTAGGAGGAATAG GTATGGCCTCTATGACTGTGTCATTTttggttggtttgttttatAACACTATACTGGCCTGGGTTCTGTGGTATTTCTTCCATTCATTCCAAGACCCACTGCCATGGCAGTCATGCCCAGTCAACACCAATCACACCG GGTATGTGGAGGAATGTGAGAAGAGCACTCCAGTGAATTACTTCTGGTACAGAGAGACACTGAATATCACTCCGAACATTTCAATTAGTGGGGACCTTCAGTGGTGGCTGGTGGTGTGTGTGGCTTCAGCTTGGTGTATTGTTTATATCTGCTTCATTCGGGGCATCGAGACCATCGGCAAG GCAGTGTATGTCACAGCTACCTTCCCATATCTTGTGCTCACCATCTTTCTGATCCGGGCATTGACTCTGCCAGGAGCCAGTATTGGATTGCGCCACCTCTTCACACCAAAG TGGGAAACACTGAAAAACCCAACAGTGTGGTTGGATGCAGCAACCCAGATATTCTTCTCTCTGTCACTTGCATTTGGAGGCCTCATTGCATTTTCCAGCTATAACCCACAAAA AAACAACTGTGAGCGAGATGCTCTTATTGTTGGATGCATCAACAGCGCTACCTCAATCTATGCCTCAATTCCCATTTTTTCCATCCTGGGATTTAAAGCACTGTCAAGCTATAATGAATGTGTAAACAG TAATATCTTGGAATTGACAAATGCTTTTAATATTCCGGATATGAATATAACAGAGAAAAATTATGAGGCACAGTTGACATATCTTAATGCGACACATCCACACGAGGTGCAGAAGATTAATCTGAAGACATGCAATCTCCAAACATTGCTTGATCAG AGTGCCTCAGGCACAGGCTTGGCTTTCATTGTGTTCACTGAGGCGGTAATAAAGATGCCAGGGTCCCAGGTCTGGGCTGTGCTTTTCTTCATTATGCTCTTCAGTCTTGGCCTTTCGTCAATGTTTGGAAATCTGGAGGGGCTCTTGACCCCTCTGCTGGACCTGCACCTGGTGCCGAAGTGCATTCCTAAGGAGATTTTTACAG GGCTGATGTGCCTGGTTTCCTTTATTGTGGCACTCATATTCACCATGGGATCTGGAAACTACTGGCTGGCCATCTTTAATAACTATGTAGGTTCCTTGCCTCTGCTGGTCATCGCCTTTTTCGAGATCACGTCCGTGATCTACATCTACGGTGCCAACAG ATTCAGTGATGATATAGAGTGGATGACAGGACACAGACCCAACCTGTACTGGCAAGCTACATGGAGGGTGATCAGTCCTTTGATGCTGCTGGTGGTCTTCCTGGCTTATGTAGTGGACCAGGCACAACATAAACCCACCTATGAAGCATGGAACCCAGATTAT GTGAATTTCCCTGCTCCAGAAATTCTGACATATCCAGGCTGGATCTATGCAATTTGTATTCTCCTTACCACTGTTCCCTGTTTACTTATTCCGCTTTGGGCACTCTATCAGTTTATTAAATTTTTACGTGAACGCCTGGCAGACAGACAAGCAGAAAGATTTTATGATAATGAGGGGTATGCAGTGGAAACataa
- the si:ch211-254p10.2 gene encoding solute carrier family 40 member 1: MSLRADLPQCGGVMIDNENNDTKVAQKKKKKGKSGSALSYLTGPKFLIYVSGALSMWGDRMWHFAISVFLIELYGHNLLLTAIFGLVLAGSVLLLGALIGDWVDRNPRNKVAHASLFIQNISLTACSILLMLVFSYKKWIEQIWNGWLTVVCYTVVIVLADVANLASTALNIAIQRDWIVVITGYNRGHLAGMNATMRRIDQVTNILAPLAVGQVMTLASNVVGCGFILGWNLVSLIVEFVFLSRVYRIVPALSVKLPMVEEQCYLEKRRERKSSQGESSLRQTASFTEDNEGLHLRESTSLPPCLQRLRRLLSTCREGWRAYYRQPVFLAGLGLAFLYTTVLGFDCITTGYAYTQGISGSLLSLLMGVSAMAGLLGTVLFINLRKAYGLIKTGLISSCLHLFCLLLCICSVFAPGSPMDLSILKESNASDMGGMNGGGHSRHGYLLQWGNNQPLLPDRSSIHWTNNTVLFENAPTAPAPESYVSISLLFLGVITARIGLWSFDLTVTQLLQETICESERGIVNGVQSSINYMMDLLHFLMVIFAPQPQHFGILVIISVFFITAGHIMYFLYTRKAKRKQCLDT, from the exons ATGTCTTTGAGAGCAGATTTACCTCAGTGTGGCGGTGTAATGATAGACAATGAGAACAATGACACCAAAGtggcacaaaaaaagaagaaaaagggtAAATCAG GATCAGCGCTCAGCTACCTCACAGGCCCCAAGTTCCTCATATATGTCAGTGGAGCATTGTCAATGTGG GGTGATCGTATGTGGCACTTTgccatctctgtctttctgattGAGCTGTACGGACATAACTTATTGTTAACTGCCATCTTTGGGCTGGTGCTGGCTGGTTCTGTGCTTTTATTAGGTGCTCTAATTGGAGACTGGGTGGACCGTAACCCAAGAAACAAAG TGGCTCATGCATCCTTGTTCATTCAAAACATCTCACTGACAGCATGTAGTATCTTGCTTATGTTGGTATTCTCATACAAAAAGTGGATTGAGCAAATCTGGAATGGTTGGTTAACT GTGGTTTGTTATACGGTGGTGATCGTCCTGGCAGATGTGGCGAACCTCGCCAGCACAGCCCTCAACATTGCCATACAGAGAGACTGGATAGTGGTCATAACTGGCTACAACCGTGGCCACCTAGCGG GGATGAACGCCACCATGCGACGCATTGACCAAGTGACCAACATTTTGGCTCCGCTGGCTGTGGGTCAGGTCATGACCCTGGCCTCAAATGTGGTGGGTTGTGGCTTCATCCTGGGATGGAATCTGGTCTCCTTGATTGTGGAGTTTGTCTTCCTCTCTAGAGTGTATCGCATTGTACCAGCACTTTCAGTCAAATTGCCCATGGTAGAGGAACAATGCTATCTGGAGAAGAGGAGGGAAAGGAAGAGTTCACAAG GTGAGAGTTCATTAAGACAGACAGCGTCCTTCACTGAGGACAACGAAGGTCTGCATTTGAGAGAGAGTACTAGCCTGCCACCATGTCTGCAACGCCTGCGCAGGCTTCTTAGCACCTGCAGAGAGGGCTGGAGAGCTTATTACCGGCAGCCTGTGTTCCTGGCAGGTCTGGGCCTCGCCTTCCTCTACACCACTGTGCTGGGCTTTGACTGTATCACCACAGGTTATGCATATACACAAGGTATCAGTGGTTCCCTTCTCAGCTTGCTGATGGGTGTCTCAGCCATGGCTGGCCTGCTGGGTACAGTTCTGTTCATCAATCTCCGCAAAGCCTATGGCCTGATCAAAACAGGCTTGATCTCCAGCTGCCTGCATCTGTTCTGTCTGCTATTGTGCATATGCTCTGTGTTTGCCCCCGGCAGCCCTATGGACCTCAGCATCTTAAAAGAGTCTAATGCCTCAGACATGGGAGGGATGAATGGAGGAGGACACAGCAGACATGGATACCTGCTGCAGTGGGGCAACAACCAGCCTTTGCTGCCTGACCGCTCCTCAATACACTGGACCAACAATACAGTGCTGTTTGAAAATGCACCAACAGCGCCAGCACCTGAGTCTTATGTGTCCATCTCTCTGCTGTTCCTAGGAGTCATCACAGCTCGAATTG gcctgtgGTCATTTGACCTGACAGTAACTCAGCTTCTGCAGGAAACCATCTGTGAGTCTGAGCGTGGCATTGTAAATGGAGTCCAGAGCTCAATAAACTACATGATGGATCTGCTACACTTCCTCATGGTGATCTTTGCACCACAGCCACAACACTTTGGTATTCTCGTCATCatctctgtgtttttcattactGCAGGCCACATCATGTACTTCTTGTATACCCGGAAGGCTAAGAGGAAACAGTGCCTCGATACATAA